The Desulfococcus multivorans DNA window GCATCGGCAGGCCGTATGTATGGTGGTAAGCCCGCACGAGATGGTCGCTGGCGGCCTTGCTGGCCGAATAGGGGCTGTTGGGTTCGTAACGATGGGTTTCACTGAACGCGGGAGCACCGGCCCTCAGGGATCCGTATACCTCGTCCGTGGAAACGTGGAGGAAGCGAAAGGCATGTTTCCGTGAACTTCCCAGCTTGTCCCAGTAGCTGCGCACGGCTTCCAGAAGCCGGAACGTTCCGACGATATTGGTCTGAATGAAGTCCTCGGGGCCGTGAATGGATCGGTCTACATGGGATTCGGCGGCGAAATTGACGACGGCCCGGGGTTGATACCGCTTCAGCAATCCGGCGACCTGTTCAGGGTCGCCGATGTCGGCCCGAATGAAAATGTGCCGCTCATCATCGACGACGGATGCGAGGTTTTCCAGGTTGCCGGCATAGGTCAGCTTGTCGAGGTTGATAACGGGTTCATCGGATGCCGCCAGCCAGTCCAAAACGAAATTCGCGCCGATAAACCCGGCGCCGCCGGTAACCAGAATCATGGGGTAACCCTTTTGTCCTTTTATCGATTGATGACGTTCCAGGTCATCCTGATGTATCCGCTGCAAACGACATTGAAGCGTGTTGTGTGCGGAGATGTCCCTGTT harbors:
- the rfbB gene encoding dTDP-glucose 4,6-dehydratase; this encodes MILVTGGAGFIGANFVLDWLAASDEPVINLDKLTYAGNLENLASVVDDERHIFIRADIGDPEQVAGLLKRYQPRAVVNFAAESHVDRSIHGPEDFIQTNIVGTFRLLEAVRSYWDKLGSSRKHAFRFLHVSTDEVYGSLRAGAPAFSETHRYEPNSPYSASKAASDHLVRAYHHTYGLPMLTTNCSNNYGPYQFPEKLIPLMIINALAGKPLPVYGDGRQIRDWLYVKDHCRAVRHVLAEGSPGEIYNIGGWNEKANIDIVNIVCGLLDELRPRTDGKRYCEQIAFVTDRPGHDRRYAIDARKIERELGWKPAETFESGIRKTVMWYLQNPDWIDNVHSGAYRAWIEKNYAERNR